The proteins below come from a single Rhizobium sp. BT04 genomic window:
- the aroQ gene encoding type II 3-dehydroquinate dehydratase: MTQTIFVLNGPNLNMLGKREPGIYGGKTLKDIEADCKATGRELGFDIDFRQSNHEGTLVDWFHEADEKAAGVAINAGAYTHTSVALHDAIRAISVPVIELHISNVHAREEFRHKSMIAPACKGVICGFGPHSYILALHALKNITA; this comes from the coding sequence ATGACGCAAACGATTTTTGTCCTGAACGGCCCCAACCTGAACATGCTGGGCAAAAGAGAGCCCGGCATTTATGGCGGCAAGACGCTGAAGGACATCGAAGCGGACTGCAAGGCGACCGGCCGCGAACTCGGTTTCGATATCGATTTCCGTCAGAGCAACCACGAAGGCACGCTTGTGGACTGGTTCCACGAGGCGGACGAAAAGGCTGCCGGCGTTGCCATCAATGCGGGCGCCTACACGCATACATCGGTTGCGTTGCATGATGCGATCCGCGCGATATCAGTTCCCGTCATCGAACTCCACATATCCAACGTGCATGCACGGGAAGAATTCCGCCACAAGTCGATGATCGCGCCGGCATGCAAGGGCGTGATCTGCGGCTTCGGGCCTCACAGCTACATCCTGGCGCTCCACGCGCTGAAGAACATCACGGCATAA
- a CDS encoding GNAT family N-acetyltransferase — protein sequence MYFVRTAGERDLEKVRALLVDSFHATYDGIHGAARVAELAAHLFSPAALKARLVRKDAEFLVADDGRNIGGMGYAAMSEALTKTVMLHLLYVSPALQRQGIGRDLFAELETCFPDAEIMRLEVEPRNAAAIAFYLSHGFTEVGRNENSGAGQSGIPSLIFEKPLEGH from the coding sequence GTGTATTTCGTCCGCACTGCCGGCGAGCGCGACCTGGAGAAGGTTCGCGCCCTGCTGGTCGACAGTTTTCATGCGACTTACGACGGCATCCACGGTGCTGCCAGGGTTGCTGAGCTGGCCGCCCATCTCTTTTCGCCGGCGGCGCTGAAGGCGCGCCTGGTGCGAAAGGACGCCGAATTCCTTGTTGCCGACGACGGCCGCAATATCGGCGGCATGGGTTACGCGGCAATGTCAGAGGCGTTGACGAAGACGGTCATGCTGCATCTCCTCTATGTCAGCCCGGCGCTGCAGCGCCAGGGCATCGGCCGCGATCTCTTCGCCGAGCTTGAAACCTGCTTCCCGGATGCGGAGATCATGCGTCTCGAAGTTGAGCCGCGGAATGCGGCGGCAATCGCCTTTTATCTCTCGCACGGCTTCACCGAGGTCGGCCGCAACGAGAATAGCGGGGCCGGGCAATCCGGCATTCCCTCGTTGATCTTCGAAAAACCGCTCGAGGGGCATTGA
- a CDS encoding GNAT family N-acetyltransferase, with the protein MIHIRNARDGEAELLSEIGLRAWQKAMASIGESDAMIDAARNAFRNFVGNNWLTITVVEQNGQVAGWAAREGLDETISDFWIDPAFTRQGLGSALLERIEKDIAGQGFETAAMQTHSGNGEAIGFFRKHRYSIHWLSVAYNPKLDRDVPSVGLTKQLVSDSQGEYGLEF; encoded by the coding sequence TTGATCCACATTCGCAATGCTCGCGACGGCGAAGCGGAGCTATTGAGCGAGATCGGCCTGAGGGCCTGGCAAAAGGCGATGGCGTCGATCGGCGAATCGGACGCGATGATCGACGCAGCCCGCAATGCCTTTCGCAATTTCGTGGGAAATAACTGGCTGACCATCACCGTCGTCGAGCAGAACGGCCAGGTCGCAGGCTGGGCGGCGCGCGAGGGGCTGGATGAAACCATCTCTGATTTCTGGATCGATCCCGCCTTCACCCGCCAGGGGCTTGGTTCGGCTCTTCTCGAGCGCATCGAAAAGGACATCGCCGGCCAGGGCTTCGAGACGGCGGCGATGCAGACCCATTCCGGCAATGGCGAGGCGATCGGCTTCTTCCGGAAGCACCGCTACAGCATCCATTGGCTCTCGGTCGCCTATAATCCGAAGCTCGACCGCGACGTGCCCTCCGTTGGACTGACGAAACAGCTCGTTTCGGATAGCCAAGGTGAGTATGGGCTGGAATTCTGA
- the gatB gene encoding Asp-tRNA(Asn)/Glu-tRNA(Gln) amidotransferase subunit GatB, translating to MTLVDVRTPDPKRFIPGATGDWEVIVGMEVHAQVLSNSKLFSGASTEFGKPQNSNVSMVDAAMPGMLPVINEECVKQAVRTGLGLKAQINKRSLFDRKNYFYPDLPQGYQISQFKDPIVGEGKIVISLGPDRQGQFEDIEIGIERLHLEQDAGKSMHDQHATMSYVDLNRSGVALMEIVSKPDMRSSDEAKAYMTKLRSIVRYLGTCDGNMDEGSMRADVNVSVRRPGEDFGTRCEIKNVNSIRFIGQAIEYEARRQIGILEDGGTIDQETRLFDPNKGETRSMRSKEDAHDYRYFPDPDLLPLEFDDAFIKALEADLPELPDDKKERFVRELGLSIYDASVLVSEKAIADYFEAVAAGRDGKTAANWVINDLLGALNRTGKDIEQTPVSPAQLGAIIDLIKAGTISGKIAKDLFEIVLTEGGDPAEIVETRGMKQVTDTGAIEKAVDEIIAANPDQVEKVKAKPTLAAWFVGQVMKATGGKANPQAVQALVKAKLGIEE from the coding sequence ATGACCCTTGTCGACGTCCGCACGCCTGATCCGAAACGCTTCATCCCCGGCGCCACCGGCGACTGGGAAGTCATCGTCGGCATGGAAGTCCATGCCCAGGTGCTGTCCAATTCGAAGCTCTTCTCGGGCGCCTCGACGGAATTCGGCAAGCCGCAGAATTCGAACGTCTCGATGGTCGATGCCGCCATGCCCGGCATGCTGCCCGTCATCAACGAGGAATGCGTCAAGCAGGCGGTTCGCACCGGCCTCGGCCTGAAAGCCCAGATCAACAAGCGCTCCCTGTTTGATCGCAAGAACTATTTCTATCCCGACCTGCCGCAGGGCTATCAGATCTCGCAGTTCAAGGATCCGATCGTCGGCGAGGGGAAAATCGTCATTTCGCTCGGGCCGGACCGCCAGGGCCAGTTCGAAGATATCGAGATCGGCATCGAGCGCCTGCACCTGGAGCAGGATGCCGGCAAGTCGATGCACGACCAGCACGCGACCATGTCCTATGTCGATCTGAACCGTTCCGGCGTCGCACTGATGGAGATCGTCTCCAAGCCTGACATGCGCTCGTCCGACGAGGCCAAGGCCTATATGACCAAGCTGCGCTCGATCGTGCGCTATCTTGGCACCTGCGACGGCAACATGGACGAAGGATCGATGCGTGCCGACGTCAACGTCTCCGTCCGCCGTCCGGGTGAGGACTTCGGCACGCGCTGCGAGATCAAGAACGTCAATTCCATCCGCTTCATCGGCCAGGCGATCGAATATGAAGCTCGCCGCCAGATCGGCATTTTGGAAGATGGCGGCACGATCGATCAGGAGACCCGCCTCTTCGATCCGAACAAGGGCGAGACGCGTTCGATGCGTTCCAAGGAGGATGCGCACGACTATCGTTATTTCCCCGATCCGGATCTGCTGCCGCTCGAATTCGACGATGCCTTCATCAAGGCGCTCGAAGCCGATCTGCCGGAACTGCCTGACGACAAGAAGGAGCGCTTCGTGCGCGAGCTCGGCCTGTCGATCTACGACGCCTCGGTGCTCGTTTCCGAAAAAGCGATTGCCGATTATTTCGAAGCCGTCGCCGCAGGCCGTGACGGCAAGACGGCGGCAAACTGGGTGATCAACGATCTGCTCGGCGCCCTGAACCGCACCGGCAAGGACATCGAGCAGACGCCGGTTTCGCCGGCCCAGCTCGGCGCCATCATCGATCTCATCAAGGCCGGAACCATCTCCGGCAAGATCGCCAAGGATCTCTTCGAGATCGTGCTGACCGAAGGCGGCGATCCCGCCGAGATCGTCGAAACCCGTGGCATGAAGCAGGTGACGGATACCGGCGCGATCGAAAAGGCCGTCGACGAGATCATTGCCGCCAATCCCGATCAGGTGGAAAAGGTCAAGGCGAAGCCGACCCTGGCCGCATGGTTCGTCGGCCAGGTGATGAAGGCGACCGGCGGCAAGGCCAATCCGCAGGCCGTCCAGGCGCTCGTCAAGGCGAAGCTCGGCATCGAGGAATAA
- a CDS encoding DUF2167 domain-containing protein, with the protein MKRYFAAAILFALFTGQADARPYQEMFPNRSDFSDAEKPLLEKLNFQQGVIKLPEAKATLNVPADFYYLSPADAKTVLVDIWGNPPAAAEGTKGMIFPAKYAPTDIEAWGSTVEYSADGYVSDADAATTNYDELLQNIKDAISENNPEREKQGFPKITLVGWASTPHYDRSAHALHWARDLLFGDDAQPQHTLNYSVRVFGREGVFQFNFVAGLDQLKEIEGAIPTVTKLVQFDKGMAYTDYVEGDKIAAYGMAGMIAAGAGAKIAAKVGLLALALAFFKKAGIVVIVVLGGALRFAKGLFKGNKTPTA; encoded by the coding sequence TTGAAACGATATTTTGCGGCCGCGATTCTTTTCGCCTTGTTCACAGGCCAGGCCGATGCGCGCCCTTACCAGGAGATGTTCCCGAACAGGAGCGATTTTTCCGACGCCGAAAAGCCATTGCTGGAGAAGCTCAATTTTCAGCAGGGCGTGATCAAGCTGCCTGAAGCCAAGGCAACGCTGAACGTGCCCGCCGACTTCTATTATCTCAGCCCTGCCGACGCGAAGACGGTGCTCGTCGACATCTGGGGAAATCCTCCGGCGGCGGCGGAGGGAACGAAGGGAATGATCTTCCCGGCGAAATACGCGCCGACCGATATCGAGGCCTGGGGTTCCACCGTCGAATATAGCGCCGACGGCTATGTCTCGGACGCCGATGCCGCCACGACAAATTACGACGAATTGCTGCAAAATATCAAAGATGCGATCAGCGAAAACAACCCCGAACGCGAAAAGCAGGGTTTTCCGAAGATCACGCTTGTCGGCTGGGCTTCCACCCCGCACTACGACAGATCTGCGCACGCGCTGCACTGGGCACGGGATCTGCTGTTCGGCGATGACGCACAGCCGCAGCACACGCTAAATTATTCCGTGCGTGTGTTCGGCCGCGAGGGCGTATTTCAATTCAACTTCGTCGCCGGCCTCGATCAGTTGAAGGAAATCGAAGGCGCCATTCCCACAGTGACCAAGCTGGTGCAGTTCGACAAGGGAATGGCCTACACCGACTACGTTGAAGGCGACAAGATCGCAGCCTATGGGATGGCGGGAATGATCGCCGCAGGCGCCGGCGCCAAGATTGCCGCAAAAGTTGGATTGCTGGCACTCGCCCTCGCCTTCTTCAAAAAGGCCGGCATCGTCGTCATTGTCGTGCTTGGCGGCGCGCTCCGCTTTGCCAAGGGCCTTTTCAAAGGGAATAAGACACCCACTGCATAA
- the accC gene encoding acetyl-CoA carboxylase biotin carboxylase subunit, whose amino-acid sequence MPMISKILIANRGEIALRVLRACKELGIACVVVHSTADADAMHVRLADESVCIGPPSSRESYLNIHQIVAACEITGADAVHPGYGFLSENAKFADILEAHGITFIGPTADHIRIMGDKITAKTTALELGIPVVPGSDGEVKTEEDAVKTAAEIGYPVLIKATAGGGGRGMKVAKSEADLIEAWSTARTEAAAAFGNDAVYMEKYLGKPRHIEIQVFGDGEGNAIHLGERDCSLQRRHQKVWEEANSPALNVEQRMKIGQICADAMKKLKYRGAGTIEFLYENGEFYFIEMNTRLQVEHPITEAITGIDLVHEQIRVASGGGLSVTQDEVHFSGHAIECRINAEHPRTFVPSPGTITHFHAPGGLGVRIDSGAYQGYKIPPYYDSLIGKLIVHGRTRVECMMRLRRALDEFVVDGINTTLPLFQDLVSNQDIANGDYDIHWLEHYLANTPAA is encoded by the coding sequence ATGCCCATGATTTCGAAAATCCTCATCGCCAATCGCGGGGAAATCGCCCTTCGCGTGCTCCGGGCCTGCAAGGAGCTTGGCATTGCCTGCGTCGTGGTTCATTCCACCGCCGACGCCGATGCCATGCATGTGCGCCTTGCCGACGAAAGTGTCTGCATCGGCCCGCCGTCCTCGCGCGAGAGCTATCTCAATATCCACCAGATCGTCGCCGCCTGCGAGATCACCGGCGCGGACGCCGTGCATCCGGGCTACGGCTTCCTGTCCGAGAATGCCAAGTTCGCCGATATTCTTGAAGCCCACGGCATCACCTTCATCGGGCCGACGGCGGACCACATCCGCATCATGGGCGACAAGATCACCGCCAAGACGACGGCACTGGAACTCGGCATTCCCGTTGTTCCGGGCTCTGACGGCGAAGTGAAGACCGAAGAGGATGCGGTGAAGACGGCCGCCGAAATCGGCTATCCCGTGCTGATCAAGGCCACGGCCGGCGGCGGCGGACGCGGCATGAAGGTCGCCAAGAGCGAGGCCGACCTGATCGAAGCCTGGTCGACGGCGCGCACGGAAGCGGCAGCCGCCTTCGGCAACGATGCCGTCTACATGGAAAAATATCTCGGCAAGCCGCGCCACATCGAGATCCAGGTGTTCGGCGACGGGGAAGGCAATGCCATTCATCTCGGTGAGCGCGACTGCTCGCTGCAGCGCCGCCATCAGAAGGTCTGGGAAGAAGCGAATTCGCCGGCGCTCAACGTCGAGCAGCGCATGAAGATCGGCCAAATCTGTGCCGACGCCATGAAGAAGCTGAAATATCGCGGCGCCGGCACGATCGAATTCCTCTACGAGAACGGCGAGTTCTATTTTATCGAAATGAACACCCGACTGCAGGTGGAGCATCCGATCACCGAAGCGATCACCGGCATCGACCTGGTGCATGAGCAGATCCGCGTCGCCTCCGGCGGCGGTCTATCGGTGACGCAGGACGAAGTGCATTTTTCCGGCCACGCCATCGAGTGCCGCATCAATGCCGAGCACCCGCGCACCTTCGTGCCCTCGCCCGGCACGATCACGCATTTCCACGCGCCGGGCGGTCTCGGCGTGCGCATCGATTCCGGCGCCTATCAGGGCTACAAGATCCCGCCCTATTACGACAGCCTCATCGGCAAGCTGATCGTGCACGGCCGGACCCGCGTCGAATGCATGATGCGCCTGCGCCGGGCGCTCGACGAATTCGTCGTCGACGGTATCAACACGACGTTGCCGCTGTTCCAGGACCTCGTCTCCAACCAGGATATCGCCAACGGCGATTACGACATCCATTGGCTGGAACACTACCTCGCCAACACACCGGCGGCATAG
- a CDS encoding DUF1294 domain-containing protein — MTMIDIIKWAVLLLALNLSVFSIYFFDKQAARHGRRRISERTLLILALIGGSLGALAAQQLLRHKTRKEPFRSILAAILILHGALIAVLAFLPQWSPLLL; from the coding sequence ATGACGATGATCGATATTATCAAATGGGCCGTACTGCTTCTGGCGCTGAACCTCTCGGTGTTCTCGATCTATTTCTTCGACAAGCAGGCGGCGCGCCACGGCAGGCGGCGCATCAGCGAGCGCACGCTTCTCATCCTTGCCCTGATCGGCGGCAGCCTTGGCGCGCTGGCTGCACAGCAGTTGCTGCGGCACAAGACGAGAAAGGAGCCGTTCCGGTCGATCCTGGCGGCGATCTTGATCCTGCACGGCGCACTGATTGCTGTGCTGGCCTTCTTGCCGCAATGGAGCCCTCTCCTTCTTTAG
- the aat gene encoding leucyl/phenylalanyl-tRNA--protein transferase translates to MAGSRRKSPGITPDILLRAYSIGLFPMAESADDPEIFWVEPELRGVLPLDHFHVSRSLAKTVRRNPFEIRFDHAFDQVIAACAEETFGRPSTWINRTIRSLYSTLFDMGHAHTVEAWDGDELVGGLYGVSLGSAFFGESMFSRRTDASKICLVHLVERLRERGFTLLDTQFTTEHLKTFGAVDVAKADYALMLAAAMESPHLKF, encoded by the coding sequence ATGGCAGGATCGCGCAGGAAATCACCAGGCATTACCCCTGACATCCTCCTGCGCGCCTATTCCATCGGCCTCTTCCCGATGGCCGAGTCCGCCGACGACCCGGAGATTTTCTGGGTCGAGCCGGAACTGCGCGGCGTGTTGCCGCTCGATCATTTCCACGTGTCGAGGAGCCTTGCCAAGACGGTACGCAGGAACCCCTTCGAAATCCGGTTCGATCACGCTTTCGATCAGGTGATCGCGGCCTGCGCCGAGGAGACATTCGGGCGCCCGAGCACCTGGATCAACAGGACGATCCGATCGCTCTATTCGACGCTCTTCGACATGGGCCATGCCCACACCGTCGAAGCCTGGGACGGCGATGAACTGGTCGGCGGCCTCTACGGCGTCTCGCTCGGCTCCGCCTTCTTCGGCGAAAGCATGTTTTCGCGCCGGACGGATGCCTCGAAGATCTGCCTCGTGCATCTGGTCGAGCGGCTCAGGGAAAGAGGCTTCACCCTGCTCGATACACAGTTCACCACCGAGCACCTGAAGACGTTCGGAGCGGTCGACGTGGCGAAAGCCGATTATGCCCTGATGCTGGCCGCGGCGATGGAGTCGCCGCACCTTAAGTTTTAG
- a CDS encoding NADH:ubiquinone oxidoreductase subunit NDUFA12, whose amino-acid sequence MWNLLVQTFTWWNGQTMGTRFATWRFGKRVGEDEFGNIYYEGGMSSYGLPKRWVIYKGYADASAIPPGWHGWMHHRTDVPPSKESYVSKEWQKAHRPNFTGSPQAYRPPGSIAVPGERPRVTGDYDAWTPGN is encoded by the coding sequence ATGTGGAATCTTCTGGTTCAAACCTTTACCTGGTGGAACGGTCAGACGATGGGCACGCGTTTTGCGACCTGGCGTTTCGGCAAGCGCGTCGGCGAGGATGAATTCGGCAACATCTATTACGAAGGCGGCATGTCGTCCTACGGCCTGCCGAAGCGCTGGGTAATCTACAAGGGTTATGCCGATGCTTCCGCCATTCCGCCGGGCTGGCATGGCTGGATGCATCATCGCACCGATGTTCCCCCGTCCAAGGAGAGCTACGTCTCCAAGGAATGGCAGAAGGCGCATCGCCCCAACTTCACCGGTTCACCGCAGGCTTACCGTCCGCCGGGTTCCATCGCCGTTCCGGGCGAGCGGCCGCGCGTCACCGGCGATTACGACGCCTGGACGCCGGGCAACTGA
- the accB gene encoding acetyl-CoA carboxylase biotin carboxyl carrier protein — protein sequence MAEKKSGIDQALIRDLANILNETDLTEIEVEQDDLRIRVSRNGATQYVQAPIAAPAFAPAAAAPAAAAAAPAAAPSRNPANVVSAPMVGTVYMAPAPGARPFIEIGATVKEGQTLIIIEAMKTMNQIPSPKSGKVTEILVDDGHPVEYGQALVVIE from the coding sequence ATGGCTGAAAAGAAATCGGGTATCGATCAGGCACTGATCCGCGATCTCGCCAACATTCTCAACGAGACGGATCTGACCGAGATCGAGGTCGAGCAGGACGATCTGCGCATCCGCGTTTCGCGCAACGGCGCGACGCAATACGTCCAGGCGCCGATCGCAGCGCCGGCCTTTGCGCCCGCAGCCGCCGCACCGGCGGCAGCTGCTGCCGCCCCGGCCGCAGCTCCCAGCCGCAACCCCGCAAACGTCGTCAGTGCACCGATGGTCGGCACCGTCTACATGGCCCCGGCTCCGGGCGCGCGTCCCTTCATCGAGATCGGCGCGACCGTTAAGGAAGGCCAGACGTTGATCATCATCGAAGCGATGAAGACGATGAACCAGATCCCTTCGCCGAAGTCAGGCAAGGTGACCGAAATCCTCGTCGATGACGGACATCCCGTCGAATACGGCCAAGCCCTCGTCGTCATCGAATAG
- a CDS encoding DUF2155 domain-containing protein: MKLFTRNIVLRAAGSLLALSALLPPVAANAARIENPVAVFSGLDKITGRITTFDVYVNETVQFGALQVTPKACYSRDQAEAQKIDGFVEVDEITLDRKIRRIFTGWMFAASPGLNAVEHPIYDVWLKDCKTSSDVPAPDGAKATSR; encoded by the coding sequence ATGAAGCTCTTCACGCGGAACATCGTGCTGCGTGCCGCCGGATCGCTGCTGGCGCTCTCGGCCCTGCTTCCCCCAGTTGCGGCAAATGCCGCCCGCATCGAAAATCCGGTCGCCGTCTTCTCCGGCCTCGACAAGATTACCGGCCGCATCACGACCTTCGACGTCTATGTCAACGAGACGGTGCAGTTCGGCGCGCTACAGGTGACGCCCAAGGCCTGCTATTCGCGCGACCAGGCGGAAGCGCAGAAGATCGACGGTTTCGTCGAGGTCGACGAGATCACCCTCGACCGCAAGATCCGCCGCATCTTCACCGGCTGGATGTTCGCCGCCAGCCCCGGCCTCAATGCCGTCGAGCACCCGATCTACGACGTCTGGCTGAAGGACTGCAAGACGAGCTCGGACGTCCCTGCGCCCGACGGCGCCAAGGCGACATCACGCTAA
- a CDS encoding GNAT family N-acetyltransferase has translation MVVELPDFLIRQARKDDLPALVAIFAADAVGGHGDTTDPEAIQDYLGAFAVIEASPDQTLYVAECGGEVVGTFQTMVTTSLTGRGSSGMIIEAVQTRADRRGQGIGAAMIEFAIAEAKGRGVRLVQLTSNALRKDAHRFYERLGFKPSHLGFKMALK, from the coding sequence GTGGTAGTCGAGTTGCCCGACTTTCTCATTCGCCAGGCCCGCAAGGACGACCTGCCGGCACTGGTGGCAATATTTGCTGCCGACGCTGTCGGCGGTCATGGCGATACAACCGACCCCGAAGCCATTCAGGATTATCTCGGCGCCTTCGCGGTCATCGAGGCTTCACCCGACCAGACGCTTTACGTCGCGGAGTGTGGCGGCGAGGTGGTCGGTACATTCCAGACGATGGTGACGACCTCGCTGACCGGCCGCGGCTCCTCGGGGATGATCATCGAGGCGGTGCAGACGCGGGCCGATAGGCGCGGGCAGGGGATCGGTGCGGCTATGATCGAATTCGCCATTGCCGAGGCAAAAGGCCGCGGTGTGAGGCTGGTGCAGTTGACCTCGAATGCGTTGCGCAAGGACGCCCATCGTTTCTATGAAAGGCTGGGCTTCAAGCCGTCGCATCTGGGCTTCAAGATGGCTTTGAAATGA
- a CDS encoding class I SAM-dependent methyltransferase — protein sequence MEQRFTFDQVASVYRETRPDYPEALVDDVVSYAKLKPGDTLLEVGCGTGQATKSFATRDLQILAIDPGPEMVRTARETLTKFANVELLETTFEAWPANKAVFPLIIAAQSWHWVSPEVRFVKAAEVLSPNGSLAVFGHVPVGIPTPLLEQFKGIFLHHTGGWGTPPEAWYLPSGPFKRWFDESRLFGAVEHRCYSWKWQHTTSSYINFLRTRSDVRMLSSAIREELLGEITKAIDGEGGEFNLDYETHLYIARRVDHGD from the coding sequence ATGGAACAGCGCTTCACATTCGATCAGGTCGCGAGCGTATACAGGGAAACACGCCCCGACTATCCCGAAGCTCTCGTCGATGATGTTGTCTCGTATGCCAAACTGAAACCAGGCGATACCCTTCTCGAAGTCGGCTGCGGAACGGGTCAGGCAACGAAGAGCTTCGCGACGCGGGATTTGCAGATCCTTGCGATTGATCCCGGGCCGGAAATGGTCCGCACCGCACGTGAAACCCTAACGAAATTTGCCAACGTTGAACTGCTCGAGACGACGTTCGAGGCTTGGCCTGCTAACAAAGCAGTCTTCCCACTCATCATTGCGGCTCAGTCGTGGCACTGGGTCTCTCCGGAGGTGCGGTTCGTAAAAGCCGCTGAAGTGCTTTCGCCTAACGGATCATTGGCGGTCTTCGGACATGTCCCTGTAGGGATACCCACGCCCCTGCTTGAACAGTTCAAAGGAATATTCCTGCATCACACTGGCGGCTGGGGGACTCCGCCCGAAGCTTGGTACCTGCCTAGTGGTCCATTCAAACGCTGGTTTGACGAGTCGAGATTGTTCGGGGCGGTGGAGCACCGATGCTATTCGTGGAAGTGGCAGCACACAACATCGAGCTATATAAATTTCTTGCGCACCCGATCGGATGTTCGGATGCTCAGTTCAGCGATACGTGAAGAGCTGCTCGGCGAAATCACAAAAGCGATCGACGGTGAAGGTGGAGAGTTCAATTTGGACTACGAAACTCACCTGTACATTGCTCGCCGTGTTGACCACGGCGACTAG
- a CDS encoding DsbA family protein — MAFFSKSFTALALAASIALPFPAAALDDQQKKEFGEFIKQYLIENPEIMLEVQDALQKKQEAQRLVKANMAIDENTADIFDSKNDVTLGNPKGDVTVVEFFDYNCSYCRHALPDMQAMLKKDKNVRFVLKEFPILGPDSVAAHKVADAFRKLAPEKYADFHVALLGSEGRASDETAIAVATSLGVSEDKIRAEMAKSPNDGIVQATYQLASSLGISGTPSYVIGKELVPGAVGLDDLEAKVKNMRSCGKTAC; from the coding sequence ATGGCCTTCTTCTCGAAAAGCTTTACCGCACTGGCGCTTGCCGCATCGATCGCTCTTCCGTTTCCGGCGGCAGCGCTCGACGACCAGCAGAAGAAGGAGTTCGGCGAATTCATCAAGCAATATCTGATCGAGAATCCCGAGATCATGCTCGAAGTCCAGGATGCACTGCAAAAGAAGCAGGAAGCCCAGCGGCTGGTGAAGGCCAATATGGCCATCGATGAGAACACCGCCGACATCTTCGATTCGAAGAACGACGTCACGCTCGGCAATCCCAAGGGCGATGTCACCGTCGTGGAATTCTTCGATTATAATTGCAGCTACTGCCGTCACGCGCTTCCCGACATGCAGGCAATGCTGAAGAAGGACAAGAACGTCCGCTTCGTGCTCAAGGAGTTTCCGATCCTCGGGCCGGATTCGGTCGCCGCCCACAAGGTCGCCGACGCCTTCCGCAAGCTGGCGCCGGAGAAATATGCCGATTTCCACGTCGCCCTTCTCGGCAGCGAAGGCCGCGCCTCAGACGAAACAGCGATCGCGGTTGCCACTTCGCTCGGCGTCAGCGAGGATAAGATCCGCGCCGAGATGGCCAAGAGCCCGAATGACGGTATCGTCCAGGCGACCTACCAGCTCGCCTCCAGTCTCGGCATCAGCGGCACGCCATCCTATGTGATCGGCAAAGAACTGGTGCCGGGCGCCGTCGGGCTCGACGATCTCGAAGCCAAGGTCAAGAACATGCGCAGCTGCGGCAAGACCGCCTGCTGA